CTGGGGCTCGTAGGCCCGGCCGCCGTAGATGGCGAGGACGCGGACGTTGCGCACCTTGCCCGCGGTCAGCAGGTCGTTGGTGACCTGCGTGCACAGCTCGCGCGTGGGGACGACGACGAGCGCCTGCGGGGCGTCGGTGAGGTCTTCGGGCTTGGCGCGTCCGGCCTCGACGTCGGCGGGGACGGTGACGCGCTCGAGGAGCGGGAGGCCGAAGCCCAGCGTCTTGCCGGTGCCGGTCTTGGCCTGGCCGATGACGTCCGAGCCCGAAAGGGCCACGGGGAGCGTCATCTCCTGGATGGGGAAGGCGGTGATGATGCCGACGGCCTCCAGGGCCTCGGCGGTCTCGGGGAGGATTCCGAGCTCTCGGAACGTCGTAGTCAGGGTGCTGCCTCTTCTGTGTGGGCGGCGCGAGGCGAGCGCGGGGGTCTTGTCGGACCGTGCCGGGGACGTCGGCTGCCTACGGGCGGGCCGTAGAGCACGGGACCGCGCCGACGCTCTAGCGCTCATGCCGCTGAGGGTGTCCCTCCGGCATCCGTACGCAAGTGCCGTACGAACGGGAGGGCTGTCGGGTCGGAGCCGATCGGGCCACCGACCGGGCATCCTCATACGTGCGGCCTGTCGAGGTACGTCGACGTACCAGCAGGCGCATTACCACCATACCCCGGAATCCCGCACACGCGATGGCCGATTTGGTCACGTAGCCGTCGTCACACTGATTGACCAGGGCCTTACGCCTCCCGGCGGGCGGGCTATTGTGCGCTTCATGACGAGCTCTGACAAGCCTGAGAACGCCTCGGACACCACCGCCACCCCGGCCGAACACACCTCGGTCGCCGCCCGGGACTGGGCGACGGCCTCCGCCGACCCGCAGTACCGCGCCGCGGTAGTGGACCTGCTCGGTGCGCTCGCGTACGGCGAGCTGGCGGCGTTCGAGCGGCTCGCGGAGGACGCCAAGCTGGCGCCGACGCTGGAGGACAAGGCGGAGCTGGCGAAGATGGCGTCGGCCGAGTTCCACCACTTCGAGAGGCTGCGCGACCGGCTCGCCGAGATCGGGGAGGAGCCGACGCGGGCGATGGAGCCGTTCGTCGCGGCCTACGACGGGTTCCACAAGCAGACGGCCCCCTCGGACTGGCTGGAGGGCCTCGTCAAGGCCTACGTCGGCGACTCCATCGCCAGCGACTTCTACCGGGAGGTCGCCGCCCGGCTGGACTCCGACTCCCGCAGTCTGGTGCTGGCCGTGCTCGACGACACCGGGCACGGCGGCTTCGCCGTGGAGAAGGTGCGTGCCGCGATCGACGCGGACCCGCGTGTGGGCGGGCGGCTCGCGCTGTGGGCGCGGCGGCTGATGGGCGAGGCCCTGTCCCAGTCCCAGCGGGTGGTCGCCGACCGGGACGCGCTGTCGACCATGCTGGTCGGCGGTGTCGCGGACGGCTTCGACCTCGCCGAGGTCGGCAAGATGTTCTCCCGGATCACCGAGGCGCACACGAAGCGGATGGCTGCGCTGGGCTTGGCCGCCTAGCGCTCTTGCGCGGTGACGGCGGGCGCCGAGGGGGCCGGCTGTGTCGCGGGCTGCGGTCAGTTGCCGACGGTGCGCAGGTCACCGCGTCCCGGTCGGCTTCGGCTACGCCGTCGCTGATCGTCGGCGCAGGCGCCCCGCCGGGCGCAGCAGCAGCGACAGCGAGGCCACCGAGACGATCACGGCGCCGAGCAGCACCAGCAGCCAGTGCCCGGCGTCCAGCGCGCTGTGCATGACGAACGCCCCGAAGAGGGCGCCGGCGACGCCGGTCGACAGCACCAGGGGCCGGGCCGGGAGGCGGTGTGCCAGGCGATGCGCGGCCGCCCATGCCAGAGCCAGGCCGAGGATCGCGGAGCTCAGCGCTTCCAGGAGCATGTCGGGGTCCCTCCCACATGGCCTGCCCGAATCGGTCGTAGCCCGTCATACCCCTGACCTGCGGAATCCAATCCCCTTCTGTGGGCGAACCGTGCTCCATCCGTGGAGGAACCCGTGCGCCGCACGGGGTGCCGCACGGAAGAGGAAACGCGGACGGGGCGGGGCGGCTGACAGCCGCCCCGCCCCGTTCCACACATGTGCCTACAGAGCGCCGAAGCCCACCTTGCGCGGGGCCGGCTCGCCGATCTCGACGTACGCGAGACGGTCGGCCGGGACCAGGACCTTGCGGCCGTGCTCGTCCACGAGGGTCAGCAGCGGCGACTTTCCGGCCAGCGCCTCGGACACCGCCCGCTCGACCTCCTCGGCACTCTGACCGCTCTCCAGAACGATCTCGCGGGGCGCGTGCTGCACGCCGATCTTGACCTCCACGGCTATGTCCCTCCGACGGTCAGTGATGTGCGCGACCTTCCGCGCCGTACGCAGCACACATTAGCCCGGTGAGGGGACCGGCATGCTCCGCCCGAGAACGCCACGAGCGAACAGCGGGCGGGAACAAAGCGGCCGTCAGTGGTGCTGCTGGTCGGATCCGTGCAGCGGGAAGCCCGCGATGCCGCGCCACGCCAGCGAGGCGAGCAGCTGTACGGCCTGGTCGCGCGGCACGCTGCGGTCGCTGTTCAGCCAGGACCGGGCCACCACCTGGGCGAGGCCGCCCAGGCCCGAGGCGAGCAGCATCGACTCCGCGCGCGACAGGCCCGTGTCCTCGGCGATGACGTCGCGGATCGCCTCCGCGCACTCGTTGGTGACCTTGTCGACGCGCTCGCGGACGGCCGGCTCGTTCGTCAGGTCCGACTCGAAGACCAGGCGGAATGCGCCGCCGTCGTCCTCGACGTAGGCGAAGTAGGCGTCCATCGTCGCCCGGACGCGCTGCTTGTTGTCCGTCGTCGACGCCAGCGCGTTGCGTACGGCCTGGATGAGCGACTCGCAGTGCTGGTCCAGCAGCGCCAGATAGAGGTCGAGCTTGCCCGGGAAGTGCTGGTAGAGCACCGGCTTGCTGACGCCGGCGCGCTCGGCGATGTCGTCCATCGCGGCCGCGTGGTAGCCCTGGGCCACGAAGACCTCCTGGGCGGCACCCAGGAGCTGGTTCCGTCGGGCACGGCGTGGCAGGCGTGTGCCCCGCGGGCGAACCGCCTCTGTCTGCTCGATGGCTGTCACGCCGCCTCCCAAAGTCGTCCATGTGCGGATCTGGCCGCGTCGCCATCGTACTTTTCGGTAACCGTGGTGTGCGCGGTGAGAGCGCAGAATTTCACGGACCGGACGGTTACGAAAGCGGCTGAGAAGGTTTCAAACAGGGTCAGAGCGGGCAAAATGCGGCTCCTTTCCTGCTCGGCGATGCTCCTTGTCGCCACCCGGCGGCGTGCGTCACCGGTAGTCGTCCTCGTCGAGAGAGACGATCCGGGCCTGCTCCACCAGGTCGGCCTCGTTGGCGCGGTCGGGGTCGACGCGGGTGAGCGGGTCGTCGCGGTTCGGTGCGACGTCCGTGTGCTGCTCCGCCGCGTCGACCTCGGGGGCCTCGACGTCGTACTCCGGTGTCTCCTGCGCCTCCTCGGCCTCGAACGTCTCCGGGTCTGTGGGGTCTACGGCCATGCTGGGCTCCCTTCCTACGAACGTCCCTGGGGATGCAGGGGCTACACGCGGGTGCCCTCCCTACGAGCCTAGGAGACACCCGATCCGGACGCTATGCGATCCGCGTCCGGGGCGTGACGCAGTGCGCGTCCCGTCGACTGCTTCTCATGTGCCCTGCCTTCATGTCCTGCCTTTCCCGGGTGCCTCGCCCTGCTCGAGTGGCTTTTCTTTCTCCACGCCTTCCCCGTGTCTGCCTCATGTGCCCGCCCCACATGGCCGATTCCTGTGACGGCGAACACACGAGCCACTGCGTGATCGTCTCGTAACATTGCCGCATGTCTTCGACCGAGCTGCCGTTCGTGCCGCCCGCCAATGTGCTGCCGAAGGTGGGGACCGTCCGGGTCGCCGAGGGCGAGCGGCTCAGGTCGGTCGAGCTGCCCGGGGTCACGCTGACGGTGCGGTCGAGGCGCCCTGTGCGCAAGGGGGTGGCTCCCGCGCTGTACGTGCACGGGCTCGGAGGCTCCTCGCAGAACTGGTCGGCGCTGATGGCGCTGCTGGACGACGTCGTCGAGAGCGAGGCCCTCGATCTACCGGGCTTCGGCGACTCCCCGCCGCCGGACGACGGCAACTACTCCGTGACGGGGCACGCGCGCGCGATCATCCGGTACCTCGACGCCGCCGGTCGTGGCCCCGTGCACCTGTTCGGGAACTCCCTCGGTGGCGCCATCACCACCCGTGTCGCCGCGGTACGGCCCGATCTGGTCCGTACGCTCACGCTCGTGTCGCCTGCTTTGCCCGAAATCAGAGTGCAGCGCACCGCCGTGCCCACAGCGCTGCTGGCGGTGCCCGGTGTCGCGCCGCTCTTCACCCGGCTGACCCGGGAGTGGACGGCGGAGCAGCGCGTCCGTGGCGTGATGGCGCTGTGTTACGGGGATCCGGGGCGGGTGACGCCGGAAGGATTCAGCAACGCCGTGGAGGAGATGGAGCGGCGGCTGCGGCTGCCGTACTTCTGGGACGCGATGACGCGGTCCGCGCGCGGGATCGTCAACGCGTACACGCTGGGCGGCCAGCAGGGACTGTGGCGCCAGGCCGAACGGGTTCTCGCGCCGACCCTCCTCGTCTACGGTGGCCGTGACCAACTCGTCGGCTTCCGGATGGCCCAGAGGGCGGCCCGGGCGTTCCGCGACTCGCGGCTGGTGACGTTGCCGGACGCTGGGCACGTGGCCATGATGGAGTACCCGGAGACGGTGGCCATGGCGTTTCGTGAACTCCTCGAAGACGCCGGTGAGATGGGTGAACGGCGAGCGAGGAAGGCTCGCGTGGACGAGGCCGTCGACGCAGCAGGCACCGGAGCAGACACCGACGAGAGCATGGGGGGCTGAGGCGCGACGTGGGACGCCACAGCCGCCGTGGGCCGGTCGCCAAGAGCGACACCGCGGACACCACCGCAGTGCGGGACGGCCGGGCCGGGTCGGGACAGGGACCGGGGCAAGGGCAGGGACAGGCGCCGGACACGAGCCGGGGAGGCCGGACGGGCCCACTCCGCGACGCGCCGCAGGGCGGCTGGCCGCCGCCCGGTGCCGGCCCTCGCCGGACGCCGGGGCCTCGGCCCGCGCCGGTGGACGGGACGCCCGCGCACGGGATGCCGCGTCTTCCGGACGGCTGGCTGCCGGACGGCACGCCTGTGCACGGCGTTCCGCGCCTGCCTGACGGCACCCCGGCGCGGGGGCTGCCCCGCTTTCCCGACGGCACGCCGGCGCGCGGTACTCCGCGGCTGCCTGATGGGACTCCCGCGCACGGCGTTCCGCGGTTTCCTGAGGGGACGCCGGCGCGGGGCGTTCCGCGGTTTCCTGACGGGACGCCGGCGCGGGGCGTTCCGCGGTTTCCCGACGGGAACCCGGCGCGGGGCGTTCCGCGGCTTCCGGACGGTACCCCCGCGCGCGGGGTGCCGCGGTTGCCCGACGGCACTCCCGCGCACGGCTTTCCACAAGCGCGTGGAGGGCATCCCGAGCAGCGCGAAGCCGGGGGTGGCTGGGGCGAGTTGAGGGGCGGCGGTGCTCCCATACCGGGGCAGCGGCGGGCGTCCGTGCCCGGGCCGCGGCAGGAGTTTCTCGACGCCTTCGACGAGGAGGACGACGTCTTCGCACCCCGTACGCCCGCCTCCGCACACGCGGCGGACGCCTACGCCTCCGTCACGGACTGGAACGCCGGCGCCCCGGCAGGCATCCGCTCCGACGACGACGATGACGACGGCGCGGCGCCCACCGGTACGCCCGCGCCGGTCAAGGGCGCCAAGGGCCGTACGTTCACCGGCATCGCGGCCGCCGCCGTCACGACCGTGCTGGCCGTGGTCGTCGCCGGTCAGGTCACCGACGACCCCGGCGGCGCCGACGTGCAGTCACAGTCCGCCACCGACCAGGCCCGCGACATCCGGGACCCCTCGGCCCACGGGGACGGGCGGGCGCCGGCACCGGCTCCCAGCGCGAAGGCGGTGACGTACGACGAGAAGATGGGCAGGACGTACCCGCTCGGCGCCACGTTCAAGGGCTCGGGGAAGTTCGACGCCGTTCCCGGCATCGCCGAGGCGCCCGGTGCGGGGCAGAAGTTCACCTATCGCGTGGACGTGGAGCAGGGGCTCGGGCTCGACGCCGAGCTGTTCGCTGAGGCCGTGCACAAGACGCTCAACGACCAGCGCAGCTGGGCCCACAACGGCGCGCGCACCTTCGAGCGGATCTACTCCGGCACGCCCCGCTTCGTGATCACGCTCGCCAGCCCCGGCACGACCGCCGACTGGTGCGCCAAGTCCGGTCTGGACACCACCGTGGACAACGTCTCCTGCGACTCGGCCGCCACCGAGCGCGTGATGATCAACGCCTACCGGTGGGCGCAGGGCTCGCAGACATACGGCGACAAGATCCATGCCTACCGGCAGATGCTGATCAACCACGAGGTCGGCCACCGCCTCGGGTACGGCCACGTCACCTGCGACAAGGACGGCGGCCTGGCCCCGGTCATGCAGCAGCAGACCAAGTTCCTCGAGCACGACGGCATCCGCTGCCGGGCCAACCCCTGGCCGTATCCCGGAAGTTGACAGGCACCACAGGTGTCGGCCCGCGTAACGCGTCGACATGGCCACGAGTTCAGCGGCGGGCAGCGCCAACGCGTCGGTGTCGCGCGGGCGCTCGACCCGTACACCAGGCAGCTGCCGGCCGCCGTACCGGCGCTGGACCCGGAGTCCGCCGCAAGACGCCGGGCGGAGCGACGGGAGTCGGCCGCGGTATGACGATCCGCGTCCGGTTCATCTCCTAGCGCGACGGAACGCGATCCGTACGGGAAAGTTACGACCGTTCACCCCTTTTGGTGGCGCGACGGACAACCGTCCGTCGCGCCACCGCCTTGTCCGCATACGTTCGTCCCGCTGCGAGCCGCCGGGCAACGGCGGCTCCTGATACGGGAGATCGGGGGTGCACTCGTGCGCATCGGACTGCTTACGGAGGGTGGCTATCCGTACGTGAGCGGTGACGCCAGGCTCTGGTGCGACCGGCTGGTGCGCGGGCTCGGACAGCACGAGTTCGACGTCTACGCGCTCAGTCGCAGCCAACACCAGGAGGACGAGGGCTGGATCCCGCTGCCGCCGAACGTCCGCAGGGTGCGTACCGCACCGTTGTGGATGGCCGAGGACGACGAAGTGGTCATGGGCCGCCGCGCGCGCCGGCGGTTCACCGAGTGCTTCGGCGAACTGGCAGCCGTGCTGAGCGGGTCGTCCGGGGGTGCGCCGACCGCCGCCAAGGGGCCTTCCGAGGGTACGTCGACCCCTGAGGCGGACCGTTTCGGCAACGCTCTGTACGGGCTCGCCGAACTCGCCCGCGAGACGGGCGGGCTGGTAGGGGCACTCCGTTCCGAGACCGCCGTACGCACCCTGGAGCGCGCCTGTCGTGCGCCCGGCGCCCATCGCGCGGCGCGTGAGGCGCGCGTACCGGATCTGCTCGCCGTTGCCACACACCTGGAACGCGCCCTGCGCCCTCTCTCCCTCGACTGGTACGAGGACAACGGACTGGGCGCGGTCGACCTCTGCCACGCCGCCTCCGGCGGCCCGGCCGCCCTGCCGGGCCTGCTCGCCCGCCACTTCACCGGCGTTCCCCTGCTGGTCACCGAGTACGGCGTGCGCCTGCGCACCCACTACCTGACCGCCCCGGACGCCCCGCCCGCCGTACGGTCCCTGCTGGCGGCCTTCCACGGCAGGCTCGCGGCCGAGGCCTACGCACGGGCCGAGGTCGTCACGGCCGGCAACACGCACGCCCGCCGCTGGCAGGAGCGCTGTGGCGCCGACCGCGAGAAACTCCGCACGGTCTACCCCGGCATGGACGCCCGGCCCTTCGCCGAGGTCGGCGAGGCCCCCGAGTGCGCCGACCCGGACACGCTCGTCTGGGTCGGACGCGTCGAGCCCGCCAAGGACCTGGTCTCACTGCTGCACGCCTTCGCGGAGATCCGCAAGCGGCAGCCGAAGACCCGCCTGCGCATCGTCGGCGCCCCCGCCGGTGCCGAGGGCACGGCCTACCTCGGCCACTGCCGGACCCTGGCCGCCCAGCTCTTCCCCGACGAGGCCGAGGGCCCGCACGCCGACGGCGACAACCCGGTGTCCTTCGAGGAGATCGGCGGTCCCGAACTCCCGGACCTCGCCGACGCCTACGCCTCGGGCGCCGTGACCGTCCTCTCCAGCGTCGTCGAGGGCTTCCCGATCAGCCTCGTCGAGGCCATGCTCTGCGGACGCGTGACGGTGTCGACGGACGTCGGCGCGGTCGTGGA
The genomic region above belongs to Streptomyces coeruleorubidus and contains:
- a CDS encoding ferritin-like fold-containing protein, whose translation is MTSSDKPENASDTTATPAEHTSVAARDWATASADPQYRAAVVDLLGALAYGELAAFERLAEDAKLAPTLEDKAELAKMASAEFHHFERLRDRLAEIGEEPTRAMEPFVAAYDGFHKQTAPSDWLEGLVKAYVGDSIASDFYREVAARLDSDSRSLVLAVLDDTGHGGFAVEKVRAAIDADPRVGGRLALWARRLMGEALSQSQRVVADRDALSTMLVGGVADGFDLAEVGKMFSRITEAHTKRMAALGLAA
- a CDS encoding DUF3107 domain-containing protein, which produces MEVKIGVQHAPREIVLESGQSAEEVERAVSEALAGKSPLLTLVDEHGRKVLVPADRLAYVEIGEPAPRKVGFGAL
- a CDS encoding TetR/AcrR family transcriptional regulator, which codes for MTAIEQTEAVRPRGTRLPRRARRNQLLGAAQEVFVAQGYHAAAMDDIAERAGVSKPVLYQHFPGKLDLYLALLDQHCESLIQAVRNALASTTDNKQRVRATMDAYFAYVEDDGGAFRLVFESDLTNEPAVRERVDKVTNECAEAIRDVIAEDTGLSRAESMLLASGLGGLAQVVARSWLNSDRSVPRDQAVQLLASLAWRGIAGFPLHGSDQQHH
- a CDS encoding alpha/beta fold hydrolase; this translates as MSSTELPFVPPANVLPKVGTVRVAEGERLRSVELPGVTLTVRSRRPVRKGVAPALYVHGLGGSSQNWSALMALLDDVVESEALDLPGFGDSPPPDDGNYSVTGHARAIIRYLDAAGRGPVHLFGNSLGGAITTRVAAVRPDLVRTLTLVSPALPEIRVQRTAVPTALLAVPGVAPLFTRLTREWTAEQRVRGVMALCYGDPGRVTPEGFSNAVEEMERRLRLPYFWDAMTRSARGIVNAYTLGGQQGLWRQAERVLAPTLLVYGGRDQLVGFRMAQRAARAFRDSRLVTLPDAGHVAMMEYPETVAMAFRELLEDAGEMGERRARKARVDEAVDAAGTGADTDESMGG
- a CDS encoding DUF3152 domain-containing protein is translated as MGRHSRRGPVAKSDTADTTAVRDGRAGSGQGPGQGQGQAPDTSRGGRTGPLRDAPQGGWPPPGAGPRRTPGPRPAPVDGTPAHGMPRLPDGWLPDGTPVHGVPRLPDGTPARGLPRFPDGTPARGTPRLPDGTPAHGVPRFPEGTPARGVPRFPDGTPARGVPRFPDGNPARGVPRLPDGTPARGVPRLPDGTPAHGFPQARGGHPEQREAGGGWGELRGGGAPIPGQRRASVPGPRQEFLDAFDEEDDVFAPRTPASAHAADAYASVTDWNAGAPAGIRSDDDDDDGAAPTGTPAPVKGAKGRTFTGIAAAAVTTVLAVVVAGQVTDDPGGADVQSQSATDQARDIRDPSAHGDGRAPAPAPSAKAVTYDEKMGRTYPLGATFKGSGKFDAVPGIAEAPGAGQKFTYRVDVEQGLGLDAELFAEAVHKTLNDQRSWAHNGARTFERIYSGTPRFVITLASPGTTADWCAKSGLDTTVDNVSCDSAATERVMINAYRWAQGSQTYGDKIHAYRQMLINHEVGHRLGYGHVTCDKDGGLAPVMQQQTKFLEHDGIRCRANPWPYPGS
- a CDS encoding DUF3492 domain-containing protein: MRIGLLTEGGYPYVSGDARLWCDRLVRGLGQHEFDVYALSRSQHQEDEGWIPLPPNVRRVRTAPLWMAEDDEVVMGRRARRRFTECFGELAAVLSGSSGGAPTAAKGPSEGTSTPEADRFGNALYGLAELARETGGLVGALRSETAVRTLERACRAPGAHRAAREARVPDLLAVATHLERALRPLSLDWYEDNGLGAVDLCHAASGGPAALPGLLARHFTGVPLLVTEYGVRLRTHYLTAPDAPPAVRSLLAAFHGRLAAEAYARAEVVTAGNTHARRWQERCGADREKLRTVYPGMDARPFAEVGEAPECADPDTLVWVGRVEPAKDLVSLLHAFAEIRKRQPKTRLRIVGAPAGAEGTAYLGHCRTLAAQLFPDEAEGPHADGDNPVSFEEIGGPELPDLADAYASGAVTVLSSVVEGFPISLVEAMLCGRVTVSTDVGAVVEVIGGTGLVVPPRNPRALAEACVALLRDPERRARLGAAARARALELFTVEQNIEAFHGIYLEIVSRTPVRRVVLDEAGAPLPFAIPAEDHVPISWAAPSPSLVARGGPGWATSRPVRATTALPAPEGAR